One genomic window of Methanosarcina acetivorans C2A includes the following:
- a CDS encoding PUA domain-containing protein, which translates to MNSNVERLSRVRMIADYQFGKGTGKELFPEGSTFQLSRTKRVRQVFHSGKRIATARAKDGFFTLSIEGAAVVHRLLPGKRLRVAVSEDAAPFVEAGKTAFAKHVIEIDPELRAGEEVLVTDKADRLLATGQLLLSPAEILALDSGAAVDVRTGIASKKKGINLSGPESQPVSHKILI; encoded by the coding sequence ATGAACAGCAATGTGGAAAGACTTTCGAGGGTCCGTATGATTGCGGATTACCAGTTCGGGAAAGGTACGGGAAAGGAACTTTTCCCTGAAGGATCAACGTTCCAGTTATCCCGGACAAAAAGAGTACGCCAAGTCTTTCACTCAGGCAAGAGAATTGCAACAGCCAGAGCAAAAGATGGCTTTTTCACGCTCAGTATTGAAGGAGCTGCCGTAGTCCACAGGCTTCTTCCCGGAAAAAGGCTCAGGGTAGCTGTTTCTGAAGACGCTGCTCCTTTTGTGGAGGCAGGCAAAACAGCTTTTGCAAAGCATGTAATTGAGATCGACCCCGAACTCCGCGCAGGAGAGGAAGTGCTCGTCACGGACAAAGCAGACAGGCTGCTTGCAACAGGACAGTTGCTCTTATCCCCTGCAGAAATCCTGGCTCTTGACAGCGGTGCAGCTGTAGATGTACGGACAGGAATTGCTTCGAAAAAAAAAGGGATAAACCTTTCAGGCCCGGAAAGTCAACCAGTAAGTCATAAAATCTTAATTTAA
- a CDS encoding DUF1894 domain-containing protein, translating to MVCLSEFDYEILLKNASLKECEDLIKKNAEEVYLVPGGYNIKGIFLLGTSVPVGFSGDAILFQFIKPCFGLFVLRMKNEAEEIKKLREQYKKDKNVKKIK from the coding sequence ATGGTATGTTTAAGCGAATTTGACTACGAAATCCTCCTGAAAAATGCATCCCTTAAAGAATGTGAAGACCTTATTAAAAAAAACGCGGAGGAAGTGTACCTGGTACCGGGAGGGTACAATATAAAAGGCATTTTCCTTCTGGGTACATCCGTCCCCGTCGGTTTTTCAGGAGATGCAATCCTATTTCAATTCATAAAGCCCTGCTTCGGCCTCTTTGTACTGAGAATGAAAAACGAAGCGGAAGAAATCAAGAAACTTAGAGAGCAATATAAAAAGGATAAAAATGTAAAGAAAATAAAATAA